In the Paenibacillus sp. FSL H7-0357 genome, one interval contains:
- the gltX gene encoding glutamate--tRNA ligase, with product MADQVRVRYAPSPTGHLHIGNARTALFNYLFARNLGGKFIIRIEDTDVKRNVAGGEESQLKYLKWLGVDWDESVDVGGEYGPYRQTERLDLYRIYWQDLLDRGLAYRCYCTEEELEAEREEQTARGETPRYSGKHRDLTEEQRLAFEAEGRIASIRFRVPEDRTYTFEDIVKGSISFTTKEMGDFVIVKKDGIPTYNFAVAIDDHLMEISHVLRGEDHISNTPRQLMIYESLGWEPPLFGHMTLIVGDDHKKLSKRNESIIQFIEQYDQLGYLPEALFNFISLLGWSPEGEEEIFNKEELISIFTAERLSKSPAVFDTNKLAHLNNHYIKHADPKRIAALAIPHLQKAGRLPAQLNDEQQTWAETLVALYQEQLTAASDIVGLSEMFFRSHVELETEAAQILAESQVSEVLSAFLAKVEGAEDFTASNMAVLIKEVQKETGHKGKALFMPIRVALTGQTHGRDLNVTIALLGRNRVIERLKSQIKGA from the coding sequence ATGGCGGATCAAGTCCGGGTGCGTTACGCACCGAGCCCTACGGGACATTTACATATCGGAAATGCCAGAACAGCACTGTTTAATTATTTATTTGCCCGTAATCTGGGCGGGAAATTCATTATCCGGATCGAAGATACGGATGTAAAGCGCAATGTCGCCGGCGGGGAAGAAAGCCAGCTGAAATATTTGAAATGGCTGGGAGTAGACTGGGACGAGAGCGTCGACGTTGGCGGAGAATACGGCCCTTACCGCCAGACTGAACGCCTTGATTTGTATCGTATCTACTGGCAGGATTTGCTGGACCGCGGTCTGGCTTACCGCTGCTATTGCACCGAAGAGGAGCTGGAAGCGGAACGTGAGGAACAGACGGCCCGCGGCGAAACTCCGCGTTATTCCGGCAAGCACCGCGATTTGACAGAGGAACAACGCCTCGCGTTTGAAGCGGAAGGACGTATTGCCAGCATCCGCTTCCGGGTGCCGGAAGATCGCACATATACCTTTGAGGACATCGTAAAAGGCAGCATTTCTTTTACTACTAAAGAAATGGGCGATTTTGTAATCGTGAAGAAGGACGGAATTCCGACCTATAACTTTGCTGTAGCGATAGATGATCATCTGATGGAAATCTCCCACGTGCTGCGCGGGGAAGACCATATTTCCAATACGCCGCGCCAGCTGATGATTTATGAATCACTTGGCTGGGAACCGCCGCTCTTTGGCCATATGACGCTGATTGTCGGTGATGACCACAAGAAGCTGAGCAAACGGAACGAATCCATTATTCAATTCATCGAGCAGTATGATCAGCTCGGCTATCTGCCGGAAGCGCTCTTTAACTTCATCTCCTTGCTTGGCTGGTCTCCGGAAGGTGAAGAGGAAATCTTTAATAAAGAAGAGCTGATCTCGATCTTTACCGCTGAGCGCCTGTCCAAGAGTCCCGCTGTGTTCGACACGAACAAGCTGGCTCATTTGAACAATCACTACATTAAGCATGCGGATCCAAAGCGGATTGCAGCACTGGCCATTCCTCATCTGCAAAAGGCGGGAAGACTGCCGGCTCAGCTTAATGACGAACAGCAGACCTGGGCGGAAACACTTGTTGCACTGTATCAGGAGCAGCTGACGGCTGCATCGGATATTGTCGGGCTGTCCGAAATGTTCTTCCGCAGCCATGTGGAGCTCGAAACGGAAGCGGCTCAGATTCTGGCTGAGAGCCAGGTTTCTGAAGTTCTCTCCGCTTTTCTGGCCAAGGTGGAAGGTGCTGAAGATTTCACTGCCAGCAATATGGCTGTTCTGATTAAAGAAGTGCAGAAAGAGACGGGCCACAAAGGAAAAGCGCTGTTTATGCCAATCCGTGTCGCTTTGACCGGCCAGACTCATGGCCGTGATCTGAATGTGACGATTGCCCTGCTGGGCCGGAACCGTGTCATTGAACGTTTGAAATCACAAATCAAAGGGGCCTAA
- the cysE gene encoding serine O-acetyltransferase yields the protein MFKHIKSDIRAVFDNDPAARSRFEVVFTYAGLHAIWGHRMAHSFYKRRWFTLARIVSQISRFMTGVEIHPGARIGDRLFIDHGMGIVIGETCEIGDDVIIYQGVTLGGTGKEKGKRHPTVGNNVVIGSGAKVLGSFRIGDNSNIGSNAVVLREVPNNSTVVGNPGRVVKRNGERVSDRLDHTKMPDPLVDSLRFLQKEIEEIREQLGNEDKQKAEQRRLESQQYIGDYEI from the coding sequence ATGTTTAAGCATATCAAGTCGGACATTCGGGCAGTATTCGACAACGATCCCGCAGCCCGCAGCAGATTCGAGGTTGTCTTCACTTATGCCGGACTTCACGCCATTTGGGGTCATCGGATGGCCCACTCTTTTTACAAACGGCGCTGGTTTACGCTGGCGCGCATCGTTTCACAGATCAGCAGGTTTATGACCGGTGTCGAAATTCATCCCGGCGCCCGTATCGGGGATCGGTTGTTTATCGACCATGGCATGGGGATAGTCATTGGCGAAACTTGTGAAATCGGTGATGATGTTATTATCTATCAAGGGGTTACGCTTGGGGGGACCGGTAAAGAAAAAGGGAAACGCCATCCTACTGTCGGCAATAATGTTGTAATTGGTTCCGGTGCGAAAGTACTGGGATCGTTCCGGATCGGCGATAATTCCAATATCGGCTCCAACGCAGTCGTACTGCGTGAAGTGCCCAATAACAGCACTGTGGTAGGCAATCCCGGCCGAGTAGTCAAGCGCAACGGGGAACGGGTATCCGACCGTCTCGACCATACCAAGATGCCGGATCCGCTGGTAGATTCCCTGCGTTTCCTGCAGAAGGAGATTGAGGAAATCCGGGAACAGCTCGGGAACGAGGATAAGCAGAAAGCCGAGCAGCGGCGGCTGGAGAGCCAGCAATATATAGGGGACTATGAAATTTAA
- the pssA gene encoding CDP-diacylglycerol--serine O-phosphatidyltransferase: MIQKSIPSLFTIGNLMLGMFGIMMAFDGKLSMAAIMVIIAMLLDGLDGRVARALGCESEFGKELDSLSDVVSFGVAPALIMYLTSLQDLSSALGWTVTAIFPVFGALRLARFNVRPGIPGYFVGLPIPAAGGVLATLALFHKDVSAPFMIVATLLLSYLMVSTVKYPNFKKIGLPKKAVVGAPLVIIVAVAVAVVFPEQIAKMIFGLLALYALYGFKHNIDRLTARRRHRRRRRSEDKIYHSKNG; the protein is encoded by the coding sequence ATGATACAAAAATCAATTCCGAGTCTTTTTACCATTGGTAACCTGATGCTTGGAATGTTTGGTATCATGATGGCGTTTGACGGCAAGCTTAGCATGGCCGCTATCATGGTGATTATCGCTATGCTGCTTGACGGACTAGATGGCCGTGTAGCGCGGGCGCTGGGCTGCGAGAGCGAATTTGGCAAAGAGCTGGATTCCCTATCCGATGTCGTATCCTTTGGTGTGGCACCTGCGCTAATTATGTATCTTACAAGCCTGCAGGATTTGAGTTCTGCGCTCGGCTGGACTGTAACAGCAATATTCCCGGTATTCGGGGCGCTGCGGTTGGCCCGTTTTAATGTCCGCCCGGGAATCCCCGGATATTTTGTCGGTTTGCCTATTCCTGCTGCAGGTGGCGTGCTCGCCACACTGGCCCTTTTTCATAAAGATGTTTCCGCTCCATTCATGATTGTTGCCACTTTGCTCTTATCTTATCTGATGGTCAGCACAGTCAAATACCCTAACTTCAAGAAGATCGGACTGCCCAAAAAAGCGGTCGTTGGTGCGCCGTTAGTGATTATTGTGGCGGTAGCAGTAGCAGTTGTGTTCCCGGAGCAGATTGCCAAGATGATCTTTGGACTGCTCGCGCTGTATGCTTTGTACGGATTTAAGCATAATATTGACCGGCTCACGGCACGTCGCCGTCACCGCCGCAGAAGACGTTCGGAAGACAAGATCTATCACTCCAAGAACGGGTAG
- the sigH gene encoding RNA polymerase sporulation sigma factor SigH produces the protein MSVDLKELMLSEYDFISDEEIVEIFRGGDSGALEHLINKYRNFVRAKARSYFLIGADREDIVQEGMIGLYKAIRDFKGDKLSSFKAFAELCITRQIITAIKTATRQKHIPLNSYVSLDKPIYDEDSDRTLMDVICGTQVLDPEELIINQEEFIGLEDKMAEILSDLERKVLMLYLDGRSYQEIAEDLKRHVKSIDNALQRVKRKLERYLEVRDN, from the coding sequence GTGAGTGTCGACCTCAAGGAATTAATGCTGTCTGAGTATGATTTCATAAGTGATGAAGAAATTGTCGAGATCTTCCGTGGTGGCGACAGTGGCGCATTGGAGCACTTGATTAACAAGTACCGTAATTTCGTACGTGCCAAGGCCCGTTCTTATTTTCTGATTGGAGCGGATCGTGAAGATATCGTACAGGAAGGCATGATTGGCCTTTATAAGGCAATTCGTGACTTCAAGGGCGATAAGCTGTCTTCGTTTAAGGCCTTTGCCGAACTCTGTATTACCCGTCAGATTATAACTGCCATTAAGACGGCTACCCGCCAGAAGCATATACCGCTTAATTCGTATGTCTCTTTGGACAAGCCTATATACGATGAAGATTCCGACCGGACGCTGATGGATGTCATTTGCGGAACCCAGGTGCTGGATCCGGAAGAACTGATTATTAACCAGGAGGAATTTATCGGCCTGGAGGATAAGATGGCGGAGATCCTCAGTGATCTCGAACGCAAAGTTCTGATGCTGTATCTGGACGGCAGGTCCTATCAGGAGATTGCGGAAGATTTGAAGCGGCATGTGAAGTCGATTGACAATGCTTTGCAGCGAGTGAAACGTAAATTGGAAAGATATCTGGAAGTGCGTGACAATTAA
- a CDS encoding Mini-ribonuclease 3: protein MSGEFNVNNAWFPYEPSKPVRQLSPIVLAYAGDAIYEVAVRQYLISLPNLRPNHLHRTATGLVSAKAQSTILAFLDPMLTDEEKDVARQGRNAKSGTIPKNADVLEYRHATAFECLIGHLYYTGQQERIQELVHSSIEYMMNRPK, encoded by the coding sequence ATGAGCGGGGAGTTCAATGTGAACAACGCTTGGTTCCCGTACGAACCCTCCAAGCCGGTCCGGCAGCTCTCGCCAATCGTGCTCGCTTATGCGGGAGACGCGATTTATGAAGTGGCTGTCCGCCAATATCTGATCTCGCTGCCGAATCTGCGTCCGAATCACTTGCACCGCACGGCAACAGGACTGGTCTCGGCTAAGGCGCAAAGCACCATTCTTGCCTTTCTTGACCCGATGCTCACGGATGAGGAGAAGGATGTCGCCCGGCAAGGACGGAACGCTAAGTCTGGGACGATCCCCAAAAATGCGGATGTGCTGGAATACCGCCATGCCACCGCTTTTGAATGCCTGATCGGGCACCTGTATTACACAGGGCAGCAGGAGAGAATACAAGAACTCGTCCACAGTAGTATAGAGTACATGATGAACCGGCCCAAGTGA
- the rlmB gene encoding 23S rRNA (guanosine(2251)-2'-O)-methyltransferase RlmB: MEEEIKTEEEILAGKHSVLEALRAGRTLNKIWIAETAQKHLTAPIVAEARKAGIVIQHVDKRKLDQLAPGVQHQGVVAQAAPFAYAEVADILAAAEAKGEPPFLILLDEIEDPHNLGSILRTADCTGVHGVIVPKRRSAQITATVSKTSAGAVEYVPVARVTNLGQTIDRLKELGVWVVGTDVATDQNLYESDIFTGPVAVVIGNENKGMGRLIREKCDVLLKLPMAGKINSLNASVAAGVIMYEVLRRRQVQG, translated from the coding sequence ATGGAAGAAGAAATAAAGACAGAAGAAGAAATACTGGCCGGTAAGCATTCGGTGCTTGAAGCGCTTCGTGCCGGCCGTACACTGAACAAGATTTGGATCGCCGAAACAGCGCAAAAGCATTTAACTGCACCGATCGTTGCTGAAGCGCGTAAAGCGGGGATTGTGATCCAGCATGTAGACAAGCGGAAGCTGGACCAGCTTGCACCCGGAGTGCAGCATCAGGGAGTAGTGGCTCAGGCTGCGCCGTTCGCTTATGCGGAAGTTGCCGATATTCTGGCTGCGGCCGAGGCCAAAGGGGAGCCGCCTTTTCTTATCCTGTTGGATGAGATTGAAGATCCCCATAATTTGGGCTCCATTCTACGGACAGCTGACTGCACCGGCGTACACGGGGTGATTGTGCCCAAACGGCGCTCTGCGCAAATTACGGCCACTGTGTCCAAAACCTCAGCCGGAGCTGTAGAATATGTTCCCGTAGCACGGGTCACCAATCTTGGCCAGACTATAGACCGGCTTAAGGAGCTGGGCGTCTGGGTGGTCGGAACAGATGTTGCTACGGATCAGAACCTGTATGAATCGGATATTTTCACCGGTCCGGTAGCTGTTGTTATTGGCAATGAGAACAAGGGAATGGGCCGCTTGATCCGTGAAAAGTGCGATGTACTGCTGAAGCTGCCAATGGCCGGTAAGATCAACTCTTTGAATGCCTCAGTTGCGGCCGGCGTCATTATGTATGAGGTATTGCGGCGCCGGCAAGTACAGGGATAG
- the ispF gene encoding 2-C-methyl-D-erythritol 2,4-cyclodiphosphate synthase: MIAVGQGFDVHQLVEGRPCIIGGVTIPYEKGLLGHSDADVLLHAVSDAILGALGLGDIGRHFPDTDPAFKDADSLKLLEQVWSLARERGYKLGNIDSTIIAQKPKMAPYIPQMTEIIARALGAETSKVNVKATTTEQLGFAGRGEGIAAQSIVCLLQDVISS, translated from the coding sequence ATGATAGCTGTAGGACAAGGTTTTGATGTACACCAGCTGGTAGAGGGAAGACCGTGTATTATTGGCGGAGTCACCATTCCTTATGAAAAAGGGCTGCTGGGGCACTCCGATGCGGATGTGCTGCTGCACGCGGTAAGTGATGCTATTCTGGGGGCGCTTGGGCTTGGCGATATCGGCAGGCATTTTCCCGACACCGATCCGGCCTTCAAGGATGCGGATAGCCTGAAGCTGCTGGAGCAGGTATGGAGTCTTGCCCGTGAGCGTGGCTATAAGCTCGGCAATATCGACTCAACCATTATTGCCCAGAAGCCAAAGATGGCTCCGTACATCCCGCAGATGACTGAGATCATTGCCCGCGCGCTGGGAGCGGAAACCTCGAAAGTGAATGTAAAAGCGACCACTACCGAACAGCTCGGTTTTGCCGGACGCGGCGAAGGAATTGCGGCACAATCTATTGTCTGCCTGCTCCAAGATGTGATATCATCTTGA
- a CDS encoding NYN domain-containing protein, whose translation MADWRDVLLVDGYNMIGGWPELSALSETGMQGARDRLLDMLADYQAFTGRRVIAVFDAYRVPGLGRSFVQGKVQVFFTKEKETADECIERLVGEFAHRRRQIYVATSDFVEQHVIFAQGALRISARELRLEIEENQKQVKKAIDPQGISSQRHSLEEKLPPEMRKRLEDWRRQ comes from the coding sequence ATGGCAGACTGGCGCGATGTGCTGCTTGTGGATGGATACAACATGATCGGCGGCTGGCCGGAACTTTCGGCACTGTCCGAGACAGGCATGCAGGGAGCACGCGACCGGCTGCTGGATATGCTGGCCGATTATCAGGCATTCACCGGGCGGCGCGTCATTGCCGTATTCGATGCTTACCGTGTTCCGGGACTTGGCCGTTCCTTTGTGCAGGGGAAGGTACAGGTCTTTTTCACTAAGGAAAAAGAAACCGCGGACGAATGCATTGAGCGGCTGGTTGGAGAATTCGCTCACCGCCGCCGGCAGATTTATGTGGCAACCAGCGATTTTGTGGAGCAGCATGTAATCTTTGCGCAAGGCGCGTTGCGGATTTCTGCCAGAGAACTGCGGCTGGAGATCGAAGAAAATCAAAAGCAGGTTAAGAAAGCTATCGATCCGCAGGGTATCAGCTCCCAGCGCCATTCCCTGGAAGAGAAACTTCCACCGGAGATGCGGAAACGCCTGGAGGATTGGCGGCGGCAATGA
- the cysS gene encoding cysteine--tRNA ligase yields MALQIYNTMSRSKEQFVPLKSGEVKMYVCGPTVYGYMHIGNARPVIVFDTVRNYLEAIGNEVRYITNFTDVDDKLIRKAEEMNTTVAEVAEIFIAAYGEDLAGLGVKPATMNPRVTQSMDLIIELIKELEDKGYAYENGGDVYYRTGKFADYGKLSRQNLEELQFGIRVEVDSRKEKPEDFVLWKAAKPGEIHWHSPWGNGRPGWHIECSAMVREYLGDTIDIHGGGQDLQFPHHECECAQTEVLTGKPLSNYWMHNGFLNIGDEKMSKSLGNGLLVKDIRQRFKAGTIRYFMLSTHYRNPLNFSEEALLSAEKSAERIALAESNVKHRLELAPEGAGEAASAETVDRLTNILETFHAKMQDDFNTPDAITAVFDWVSLANLTLANNEAKSADFAALLKAFAEMNAVLRLAPELEEEVASEDVERLIAERAEARKNKNWGRSDEIRDELNSLGILLEDTPQGMRWRRK; encoded by the coding sequence ATGGCTTTGCAAATCTACAACACAATGAGTCGCAGCAAGGAGCAGTTTGTGCCTCTGAAATCAGGCGAGGTAAAAATGTACGTATGCGGACCAACCGTCTACGGCTATATGCATATCGGAAATGCCAGACCTGTTATCGTTTTTGATACGGTCCGCAATTATTTAGAGGCAATCGGCAATGAGGTGCGATATATTACCAATTTCACCGATGTCGATGACAAGCTGATCCGCAAAGCGGAGGAAATGAATACTACAGTAGCTGAAGTCGCTGAAATTTTTATCGCTGCCTACGGTGAAGATCTTGCCGGTCTGGGCGTAAAGCCGGCAACGATGAATCCGCGGGTTACACAAAGTATGGATCTGATCATTGAGCTCATCAAGGAGCTTGAAGACAAAGGTTATGCTTATGAGAACGGCGGCGATGTGTATTACCGCACGGGCAAATTTGCCGATTACGGCAAGCTGTCCCGCCAGAATCTCGAGGAACTGCAATTCGGCATTCGTGTGGAAGTAGACTCGCGCAAGGAGAAGCCCGAGGATTTTGTGCTGTGGAAAGCGGCCAAACCGGGGGAAATCCATTGGCATAGTCCTTGGGGGAATGGACGTCCCGGCTGGCATATCGAGTGCTCGGCCATGGTCCGTGAATATTTGGGCGATACTATTGATATCCACGGCGGGGGGCAGGATCTACAGTTCCCGCATCATGAATGCGAATGCGCACAAACGGAAGTGCTGACCGGCAAGCCGCTGTCGAACTATTGGATGCACAACGGATTTCTCAACATCGGAGACGAGAAAATGTCGAAATCGCTCGGCAACGGGCTGCTGGTTAAGGATATCCGCCAGCGTTTCAAAGCCGGAACGATCCGCTATTTCATGCTCTCCACCCATTACCGCAATCCGCTGAACTTTTCGGAAGAAGCGCTGCTGTCTGCCGAGAAAAGCGCCGAGCGGATCGCGCTGGCAGAGAGTAATGTGAAGCATCGTCTGGAACTTGCTCCTGAAGGGGCTGGGGAAGCAGCGAGCGCAGAGACCGTGGATCGCCTGACGAATATACTGGAGACTTTCCATGCTAAAATGCAGGATGATTTCAATACCCCGGATGCGATCACTGCTGTATTCGACTGGGTAAGCCTTGCGAATCTTACGCTTGCGAACAACGAGGCGAAATCCGCGGATTTTGCGGCGCTGCTGAAGGCTTTTGCGGAGATGAATGCGGTTCTGCGCCTTGCTCCCGAGCTTGAAGAAGAGGTCGCAAGTGAAGATGTGGAGCGGCTGATCGCAGAGCGGGCAGAAGCGCGCAAGAATAAGAACTGGGGACGGTCCGATGAAATCCGCGACGAGTTGAACAGTTTGGGCATCCTGCTTGAAGACACTCCACAAGGAATGCGGTGGCGTCGTAAATGA
- the secE gene encoding preprotein translocase subunit SecE has protein sequence MKRSFKSLFSFFTESWSELKKVRWPSRKELKNYSLIVLGTIVVMALYFWVLDIGISALIETII, from the coding sequence GTGAAACGTAGTTTCAAGTCATTGTTTTCCTTTTTCACTGAGAGCTGGAGCGAGCTCAAAAAAGTTCGCTGGCCTAGCCGTAAAGAGTTGAAAAACTATTCATTGATCGTTCTCGGTACAATTGTAGTTATGGCGCTTTACTTCTGGGTTCTGGACATCGGTATTTCCGCTCTGATCGAAACGATTATTTAG
- a CDS encoding PIN/TRAM domain-containing protein translates to MWKKVMLTLAGLCGAWSGFSLYHTAEKGFPEGMGKLGENLPVEGSILFTVLGAIIFLFAGTLCAEWAGSKLREAVLYCSRIPMNELAAGAAGLTGGLLLSLLLHPAMDWLGKAGELVQVAATLALGYMGLRIGLEKKEELASLWTTGRFGQSAEPEGRGLEEHKILDTSVIIDGRIADICKTGFIEGTIVIPEFVLEELQHIADSSDLLKRNRGRRGLDILNKIQKELDVKVLIYEGDFEEISEVDSKLVKLAKVLRGKVVTNDFNLNKVCELQGVSVLNINDLANAVKPVVLPGEEIIVQVIKDGKEHGQGVAYLDDGTMIVVEGGREYIGTTMEVLVTSVLQTSAGRMIFAKPKLLEKAQ, encoded by the coding sequence ATGTGGAAAAAAGTGATGTTGACGCTTGCCGGGTTATGCGGAGCCTGGTCCGGTTTTTCGCTATACCATACGGCAGAAAAAGGGTTCCCGGAGGGAATGGGAAAGCTGGGGGAAAATCTGCCTGTGGAAGGAAGCATTTTATTTACGGTGCTGGGTGCCATTATTTTTTTGTTTGCGGGGACTTTATGCGCGGAGTGGGCAGGTTCAAAGCTGCGTGAGGCGGTGCTGTACTGCTCGCGAATTCCGATGAATGAATTGGCCGCAGGTGCCGCAGGACTTACGGGAGGGCTGTTGTTGTCCCTGCTGCTCCATCCGGCCATGGACTGGCTGGGGAAGGCAGGTGAGCTGGTGCAGGTGGCTGCCACGCTAGCTCTGGGTTATATGGGGCTGCGGATCGGTCTGGAGAAGAAAGAGGAGCTGGCCTCGCTTTGGACAACCGGGCGCTTTGGACAATCGGCTGAACCGGAGGGCCGCGGACTGGAGGAGCATAAAATTCTCGATACCAGCGTCATTATTGACGGGCGGATTGCCGACATCTGCAAAACGGGATTTATCGAGGGGACGATTGTCATCCCTGAGTTTGTTCTGGAAGAGCTTCAGCACATCGCCGATTCCTCCGATCTGCTGAAACGCAACCGTGGCCGGCGCGGTCTAGATATTCTCAATAAGATCCAGAAAGAACTGGATGTGAAGGTACTGATTTACGAAGGCGATTTCGAAGAGATCTCCGAGGTGGACAGCAAGCTGGTCAAGCTCGCCAAAGTGCTGCGCGGCAAGGTGGTAACCAATGATTTCAATCTCAATAAGGTCTGTGAGCTGCAGGGGGTTTCCGTACTTAATATCAACGATCTGGCAAATGCGGTAAAACCGGTTGTTCTGCCGGGAGAGGAGATTATCGTACAGGTCATTAAAGACGGCAAGGAGCATGGACAAGGGGTAGCCTATCTCGATGATGGAACAATGATTGTCGTTGAAGGCGGACGTGAGTACATCGGCACGACAATGGAGGTTTTGGTTACAAGCGTGCTGCAGACCTCAGCCGGCAGAATGATTTTCGCCAAACCGAAGCTGCTGGAAAAAGCGCAATAA
- the nusG gene encoding transcription termination/antitermination protein NusG, translating into MEKRWYVVHTYSGYENKVKANLEKRVESMGMEDKIFRVLVPMEEELVNKDGKKKTVMRKVYPGYVLVEMVQTDDSWYVVRNTPGVTGFVGSTGSGSKPTALLPEEVEQILKHMGMVEPKAKIDFEIKESVRIMVGPFANFVGSVEEILADKSKIKVHVNMFGRETPLELDFTQVEKI; encoded by the coding sequence ATGGAAAAAAGATGGTATGTTGTTCATACCTATTCCGGGTATGAGAATAAGGTTAAGGCCAATTTGGAAAAACGCGTTGAGTCCATGGGCATGGAAGACAAAATATTCCGTGTTCTTGTTCCTATGGAAGAAGAACTGGTAAACAAGGATGGCAAGAAAAAAACTGTCATGCGTAAAGTTTACCCTGGTTATGTTTTGGTCGAAATGGTTCAGACTGATGATTCTTGGTATGTTGTCCGCAATACGCCGGGCGTTACCGGATTTGTTGGTTCGACAGGTTCCGGATCCAAACCTACCGCTCTGCTTCCGGAAGAAGTTGAACAAATTCTGAAGCATATGGGCATGGTTGAACCTAAAGCGAAGATTGATTTCGAAATTAAGGAATCCGTACGTATTATGGTTGGTCCCTTTGCGAATTTTGTGGGCTCCGTGGAAGAGATTTTGGCTGACAAGAGCAAGATCAAAGTGCATGTTAACATGTTTGGACGGGAAACCCCGCTGGAGTTGGATTTCACTCAAGTGGAGAAAATATAA
- the rpmG gene encoding 50S ribosomal protein L33, whose protein sequence is MRVIITLACTSCKQRNYATTKNKRNHPDRLEMKKFCKFCNEQTPHRETR, encoded by the coding sequence ATGCGGGTAATTATCACTTTGGCTTGTACAAGTTGCAAACAAAGAAACTATGCGACAACCAAAAACAAGCGAAATCACCCCGACCGCTTGGAGATGAAGAAATTTTGCAAGTTCTGTAACGAGCAAACTCCTCATCGCGAAACCAGATAG
- the ispD gene encoding 2-C-methyl-D-erythritol 4-phosphate cytidylyltransferase, with protein MSNSVGAVIVAAGRGTRMGTAESKQYLLLQGKPIIVHTLEVFQQHELISEIVLVTGQEDIERCREWVEAYKLDKVKAVVPGGSERQHSVHLGLKQLDTNWVMVHDGVRPFVQESEIDACYERARAVGASVLAVPVKDTIKQVDGNGKVLSTPDRRSLWAIQTPQTFRLSDLLAAYAAAEREGFIGTDDSSLAERSGIPVSVVEGSYRNIKITTPEDLDFAEFTERNRGEG; from the coding sequence ATGTCGAACAGTGTGGGCGCCGTGATTGTGGCGGCAGGCAGAGGAACACGGATGGGGACCGCCGAGAGCAAGCAATATTTGCTGCTTCAAGGCAAACCCATTATCGTGCATACGCTGGAGGTGTTCCAGCAGCATGAGCTTATCTCTGAAATTGTACTGGTCACTGGCCAGGAGGACATAGAACGCTGCCGGGAATGGGTAGAGGCCTATAAGCTGGATAAAGTGAAGGCTGTCGTTCCCGGAGGCTCCGAACGTCAGCACTCCGTACATTTGGGGCTAAAGCAGCTGGACACCAACTGGGTCATGGTGCATGACGGTGTACGTCCATTCGTGCAGGAGAGTGAGATTGATGCTTGCTACGAACGGGCCAGAGCGGTCGGCGCGTCTGTACTTGCAGTGCCGGTAAAGGATACGATCAAGCAGGTGGACGGTAATGGCAAGGTGCTGTCTACGCCGGATCGGCGAAGTCTGTGGGCGATTCAGACCCCGCAGACTTTTCGTCTGTCTGATTTGCTTGCGGCGTATGCCGCGGCGGAGCGGGAAGGATTTATTGGCACCGATGACTCCAGCCTGGCCGAGCGCAGCGGGATTCCGGTATCTGTGGTGGAGGGAAGCTACAGGAACATAAAGATCACAACGCCGGAAGACCTCGATTTTGCCGAATTTACAGAAAGAAACAGGGGAGAGGGTTAA